The Oryza glaberrima chromosome 9, OglaRS2, whole genome shotgun sequence genome includes a window with the following:
- the LOC127784853 gene encoding predicted GPI-anchored protein 58, producing the protein MENAFKSLSSSAKSPSFMASNKHYHGVVNHQPPFPQPPATPPQPPLLPLPARPHAPPPQQHAAWPAPQRSKKPSHATATAAAAAAALGPKKTAPVPIPVQAAPSKKRAAAASQQEAAEWTTTTDSLYSVSPPPSCVPMPTSLLVGAAAGRKAATACAVEVAGGGGVDVGATDELRRLLRL; encoded by the coding sequence ATGGAGAACGCCTTTAAATCGTTGAGCTCTTCGGCAAAATCGCCATCGTTCATGGCTTCCAACAAGCACTATCACGGCGTCGTCAACCACCAGCCTCCGTTCCCAcaaccgccggcgacgccaccgcAGCCTCCGCTCCTGCCGCTGCCGGCGCGCCCCCatgccccgccgccgcagcagcacgCCGCCTGGCCGGCGCCACAACGTTCCAAGAAACCAagccacgccaccgccaccgccgccgccgccgccgcggcgctgggCCCCAAGAAGACGGCGCCGGTGCCCATCCCTGTACAGGCGGCGCCGTCGaagaagagggcggcggcggcgagccagcAAGAGGCGGCGgaatggacgacgacgacggactcGCTGTActcggtgtcgccgccgccgagctgcgTTCCGATGCCGACGTCCCTGCTGGTCGGTGCAGCGGccgggaggaaggcggcgaccgCGTGCGCcgtggaggtggccggcggtggcggcgtggacgTCGGAGCGAccgacgagctccggcggctACTCCGGCTCTAG
- the LOC127784852 gene encoding 3-dehydroquinate synthase, chloroplastic: protein MAAAASSSLLAAASSSSRAAAVSARRAPSASPAAAASLPSPSRASCAPPLRASAARTLRSRVVASAAPAMQPPPASRVSTVVDVDLGDRSYPIYIGAGLLDEPDLLQRHVHGKRVLVVTNTTVAPLYLEKVTWALTHNNPNVSVESVILPDGEKYKDMGTLMKVFDKAVESRLDRRCTFVALGGGVIGDMCGFAAAAFLRGVNFIQIPTTLMAQVDSSVGGKTGINHPLGKNLIGAFYQPQCVLIDTETLNTLPDRELASGIAEVVKYGLIRDAPFFEWQEKNMPALLAREPSALAYAIKRSCENKAEVVAQDEKESGLRATLNLGHTFGHAIETGTGYGAWLHGEAVAAGTVMAADMSHRLGWIDESIKKRAIDILEKAKLPITPPEAMTVEKFKSIMAVDKKVADGLLRLILLKGPLGTCVFTGDYDRNALDETLRAFCDC from the exons atggcggccgccgcctcctcctctctgctcgccgccgcctcgtcgtcctcccgcgcggcggccgtgtccgcccgccgcgcccccaGCGCGagtccggccgcggcggcctcccTCCCCTCGCCGTCTCGTGCCTCCTGcgctcctcccctccgcgctTCCGCAGCGAGGACCCTCCGCAGCCGTGTCGTCGCGAGCGCGGCCCCCGCtatgcagccgccgccggcgtcgagggtCTCCACGGTTGTCGACGTCGACCTCGGCGACCGGAGCTACCCGATCTACATCGGCGCAGGCCTTCTCGACGAGCCTGACCTGCTgcagag GCATGTTCATGGGAAGAGGGTTTTGGTGGTGACCAACACCACCGTCGCGCCGCTCTACCTGGAGAAGGTGACCTGGGCACTCACGCACAACAACCCGAATGTTTCTGTGGAGAGCGTGATCCTGCCCGACGGCGAGAAGTACAAGGACATG GGCACACTGATGAAGGTTTTCGACAAGGCAGTCGAGTCCCGGCTGGACCGGCGGTGCACGTTTGTTGCGTTGGGAGGTGGCGTTATTGGGGACATGTGCGGTTTTGCAGCTGCTGCGTTCCTGCGTGGTGTCAATTTCATACAGATTCCTACTACTCTGATGGCCCAG GTGGATTCATCTGTTGGAGGGAAGACCGGCATTAACCATCCATTGGGGAAGAACTTAATTGGGGCGTTCTACCAGCCACAGTGTGTACTGATAGACACCGAGACACTGAATACATTGCCTGACAGGGAACTGGCTTCAGGCATAGCTGAGGTGGTGAAGTATGGTCTCATAAGAGATGCACCGTTCTTTGAATGGCAAGAGAAAAACATGCCAGCATTATTAGCAAG AGAACCAAGTGCTCTGGCCTATGCTATTAAGAGATCGTGTGAAAACAAAGCTGAAGTGGTTGCTCAGGACGAGAAGGAAAGTGGTCTCCGAGCAACACTTAATCTCGGCCATACATTTGGCCAT GCTATAGAAACAGGAACTGGCTATGGAGCATGGCTCCATGGGGAGGCTGTTGCAGCTGGAACA GTTATGGCAGCTGACATGTCTCACCGCCTGGGTTGGATAGACGAGTCAATCAAGAAACGGGCAATTGACATACTAGAGAAAGCGAAGCTTCCAATTACACCTCCAGAGGCCATGACAGTGGAGAAGTTCAAAAGTATTATGGCC GTTGATAAGAAGGTTGCTGATGGATTGCTGAGGCTCATCCTCCTGAAAGGACCTCTGGGAACCTGTGTTTTCACTGGCGATTACGACAGGAATGCCCTCGACGAAACCCTCCGTGCATTCTGCGACTGCTGA